Proteins encoded together in one Lepisosteus oculatus isolate fLepOcu1 chromosome 2, fLepOcu1.hap2, whole genome shotgun sequence window:
- the acsl2 gene encoding long-chain-fatty-acid--CoA ligase 6 isoform X4, translating into MDWTIHQQIREVDVPQSLKKLKLKSGGSMQFQEWLRSLRSGAGVWLPDVEELRRLLPSLSPSSLLGLGALASLTAYWLATRPRPIRPPCDLHAQSVPVQGDPSCRRSALLQDEMLLEFYYEDTRTAYEMFQRGLRVSGDGPCLGFRKPSEPYKWISYREVCEQAQALGSGLLARGCQPNPQQFIGIFAQNRPEWVIAELACYSFSMAVVPLYDTLGQEAMVHILNIAEITMVICDKPEKAESLLSHKEQTLAPLLGSIVLMTPCSAALLERAKKCGIEILQFSELMELGRQNLREPVPPKPEDLAVVCFTSGTTGKPKGAMITHGNIASNTSSVIKILEGSFVIRQEDISISYLPLAHMFERMIQVSMFCHGARVGFYQGDLSLLMDDIKTLRPTFFPVVPRLLNRIYDKILASVSSPLKRALLHYAVRRKQAELSSGVVRNNSVWDRLIFNKIQASLGGNLRFILTASAPISPTVLSFLRATLGCLIFEGYGQTECTAGCTFSMPGDWTAGHVGAPLPCAMVKVTDIPEMSYYSHNGEGEAQIQRPLQKEDHLGLRARVPECQGQFRQGSCEWALVQVEQ; encoded by the exons ATGGATTGGACTATACATCAACAAATTCGAGAAGTTGATGTCCCACAGTCACTGAAGAAATTGAAGCTAAAAAG CGGCGGCTCCATGCAGTTCCAGGagtggctgcggtccctgcGCTCCGGGGCAGGAGTGTGGCTGCCCGACGTGGAGGAGCTGCGCCGGCTTCTgccctccctctccccctcctccctcctggGGCTGGGCGCCCTGGCCTCCCTCACCGCCTACTGGCTGGCCACCCGGCCGCGGCCCATCCGGCCCCCCTGCGACCTGCACGCACAGTCCGTACCTGTCCAg GGGGACCCTAGCTGTCGGCGCTCGGCACTGCTGCAGGACGAGATGCTGCTGGAGTTCTATTATGAGGACACGAGGACGGCCTACGAGATGTTCCAGAGAGGGCTTCGAGTCTCAG GGGACGGACCGTGTCTGGGGTTCAGGAAGCCCAGTGAGCCGTACAAGTGGATCTCCTACAGAGAG gtgtgtgaGCAGGCACAGGCCCTGGGCTCAGGGCTGTTGGCGCGAGGCTGTCAGCCCAACCCTCAGCAGTTCATCGGCATCTTTGCTCAGAACAGGCCAGAG TGGGTGATTGCGGAGCTGGCTTGTTACTCTTTCTCCATGGCTGTTGTCCCACTGTATGACACCTTGGGGCAGGAGGCCATGGTACACATCCTCAACATTG CTGAGATCACCATGGTGATCTGTGACAAGCCAGAGAAGGCGGAGTCTCTGTTATCCCATAAGGAGCAGACCCTGGCACCTTTGCTGGGCAGCATTGTGCTGATGACGCCCTGCAGCGCCGCCCTGCTGGAGAGAGCTAAGAAGTGTGGCATAGAGATACTGCAGTTCAGCGAGCTGATG GAGCTGGGGCGACAGAATCTCAGGGAGCCTGTG CCACCCAAGCCGGAGGACCTGGCAGTGGTGTGCTTCACCAGCGGTACCACAG GGAAGCCCAAGGGAGCCATGATCACTCATGGTAATATTGCTTCCAACACCTCCTCTGTCATCAAGATCCTGGAA GGATCATTTGTCATCCGCCAGGAGGACATCTCCATATCCTACCTGCCGCTGGCTCACATGTTTGAGCGCATGATCCAG gtgTCAATGTTCTGCCATGGTGCGAGAGTGGGCTTCTATCAGGGAGACCTTTCCCTGCTGATGGATGACATCAAGACCCTGCGGCCCACCTTCTTTCCTGTGGTGCCCAGACTTCTCAACCGCATCTATGACAAG ATCCTGGCCTCAGTGAGCTCCCCTCTGAAGCGAGCACTGCTGCACTACGCCGTGAGGAGGAAGCAGGCCGAGCTGAGCAGCGGGGTGGTGCGGAACAACAGCGTCTGGGACAGGCTGATCTTCAACAAGATCCAG GCCAGTCTGGGCGGGAATCTGCGGTTCATCCTGACGGCGTCGGCACCCATCTCCCCCACCGTCCTCTCCTTCCTCCGCGCCACGCTGGGCTGCCTG ATCTTCGAGGGTTATGGGCAGACAGAGTGCACAGCTGGCTGCACATTCTCCATGCCAGGAGACTGGACCGCAG GTCACGTTGGAGCCCCACTACCGTGTGCTATGGTGAAGGTCACTGACATCCCTGAGATGAGCTACTACTCCCACAATGGAGAAGGAGAG GCCCAGATCCAGCGCCCCCTACAGAAAGAGGACCACTTGGGATTGAGGGCAAGAGTGCCAGAGTGCCAGGGACAATTCAGGCAGGGAAGCTGTGAATGGGCTCTCGTGCAGGTGGAACAGTAA
- the acsl2 gene encoding long-chain-fatty-acid--CoA ligase 1 isoform X2, with translation MRNVKAQSRLKLHSLQTSGGSMQFQEWLRSLRSGAGVWLPDVEELRRLLPSLSPSSLLGLGALASLTAYWLATRPRPIRPPCDLHAQSVPVQGDPSCRRSALLQDEMLLEFYYEDTRTAYEMFQRGLRVSGDGPCLGFRKPSEPYKWISYREVCEQAQALGSGLLARGCQPNPQQFIGIFAQNRPEWVIAELACYSFSMAVVPLYDTLGQEAMVHILNIAEITMVICDKPEKAESLLSHKEQTLAPLLGSIVLMTPCSAALLERAKKCGIEILQFSELMELGRQNLREPVPPKPEDLAVVCFTSGTTGKPKGAMITHGNIASNTSSVIKILEGSFVIRQEDISISYLPLAHMFERMIQVSMFCHGARVGFYQGDLSLLMDDIKTLRPTFFPVVPRLLNRIYDKILASVSSPLKRALLHYAVRRKQAELSSGVVRNNSVWDRLIFNKIQASLGGNLRFILTASAPISPTVLSFLRATLGCLIFEGYGQTECTAGCTFSMPGDWTAGHVGAPLPCAMVKVTDIPEMSYYSHNGEGEICIKGHSVFRGYLRDHERTAEALDPEGWLHTGDVGKWLPNGALQIIDRKKHIFKLSQGEYIAPEKIENVYIRSAPVLQVFVHGDSLQSHLVGIVVPDPEVFTDWAKERGIVGSYEELCRNPDVKKAVLEDMTVIGKEAGLKSFEQVKDLYLHPEMFSVSNGLLTPTLKTRRVDIRRAFQEQIRQLYAKTAV, from the exons ATGAGGAATGTCAAAGCCCAGTCTCGTCTTAAACTTCACAGTTTACAGACGAG CGGCGGCTCCATGCAGTTCCAGGagtggctgcggtccctgcGCTCCGGGGCAGGAGTGTGGCTGCCCGACGTGGAGGAGCTGCGCCGGCTTCTgccctccctctccccctcctccctcctggGGCTGGGCGCCCTGGCCTCCCTCACCGCCTACTGGCTGGCCACCCGGCCGCGGCCCATCCGGCCCCCCTGCGACCTGCACGCACAGTCCGTACCTGTCCAg GGGGACCCTAGCTGTCGGCGCTCGGCACTGCTGCAGGACGAGATGCTGCTGGAGTTCTATTATGAGGACACGAGGACGGCCTACGAGATGTTCCAGAGAGGGCTTCGAGTCTCAG GGGACGGACCGTGTCTGGGGTTCAGGAAGCCCAGTGAGCCGTACAAGTGGATCTCCTACAGAGAG gtgtgtgaGCAGGCACAGGCCCTGGGCTCAGGGCTGTTGGCGCGAGGCTGTCAGCCCAACCCTCAGCAGTTCATCGGCATCTTTGCTCAGAACAGGCCAGAG TGGGTGATTGCGGAGCTGGCTTGTTACTCTTTCTCCATGGCTGTTGTCCCACTGTATGACACCTTGGGGCAGGAGGCCATGGTACACATCCTCAACATTG CTGAGATCACCATGGTGATCTGTGACAAGCCAGAGAAGGCGGAGTCTCTGTTATCCCATAAGGAGCAGACCCTGGCACCTTTGCTGGGCAGCATTGTGCTGATGACGCCCTGCAGCGCCGCCCTGCTGGAGAGAGCTAAGAAGTGTGGCATAGAGATACTGCAGTTCAGCGAGCTGATG GAGCTGGGGCGACAGAATCTCAGGGAGCCTGTG CCACCCAAGCCGGAGGACCTGGCAGTGGTGTGCTTCACCAGCGGTACCACAG GGAAGCCCAAGGGAGCCATGATCACTCATGGTAATATTGCTTCCAACACCTCCTCTGTCATCAAGATCCTGGAA GGATCATTTGTCATCCGCCAGGAGGACATCTCCATATCCTACCTGCCGCTGGCTCACATGTTTGAGCGCATGATCCAG gtgTCAATGTTCTGCCATGGTGCGAGAGTGGGCTTCTATCAGGGAGACCTTTCCCTGCTGATGGATGACATCAAGACCCTGCGGCCCACCTTCTTTCCTGTGGTGCCCAGACTTCTCAACCGCATCTATGACAAG ATCCTGGCCTCAGTGAGCTCCCCTCTGAAGCGAGCACTGCTGCACTACGCCGTGAGGAGGAAGCAGGCCGAGCTGAGCAGCGGGGTGGTGCGGAACAACAGCGTCTGGGACAGGCTGATCTTCAACAAGATCCAG GCCAGTCTGGGCGGGAATCTGCGGTTCATCCTGACGGCGTCGGCACCCATCTCCCCCACCGTCCTCTCCTTCCTCCGCGCCACGCTGGGCTGCCTG ATCTTCGAGGGTTATGGGCAGACAGAGTGCACAGCTGGCTGCACATTCTCCATGCCAGGAGACTGGACCGCAG GTCACGTTGGAGCCCCACTACCGTGTGCTATGGTGAAGGTCACTGACATCCCTGAGATGAGCTACTACTCCCACAATGGAGAAGGAGAG ATCTGTATCAAGGGCCACAGTGTGTTCAGAGGCTATCTCCGTGACCACGAACGCACAGCAGAGGCGCTGGACCCCGAGGGCTGGCTGCACACCGGGGACGTCGGCAAGTGGCTCCCG AACGGTGCCCTGCAGATCATTGACAGGAAGAAGCACATTTTCAAGCTGTCCCAGGGAGAGTACATCGCGCCTGAGAAGATCGAGAACGTCTACATTCGCAGCGCCCCTGTGCTGCAGGTGTTTGTGCACGGGGACAGCCTACAG TCTCACCTGGTTGGCATTGTGGTGCCTGACCCGGAAGTGTTCACTGACTGGGCTAAAGAGAGGGGCATTGTGGGATCTTACGAGGAGCTCTGCAGGAATCCG GATGTGAAGAAGGCTGTGCTGGAGGACATGACGGTGATTGGGAAGGAGGCCGGTCTGAAGTCGTTCGAGCAG GTGAAGGACCTGTACCTGCACCCGGAGATGTTCAGCGTGTCTAATGGTCTCCTGACGCCCACGCTGAAGACTCGCCGCGTCGACATCCGCCGCGCCTTCCAGGAGCAGATCCGCCAGCTGTACGCCAAGACGGCAGTGTAG
- the acsl2 gene encoding long-chain-fatty-acid--CoA ligase 1 isoform X1: protein MDWTIHQQIREVDVPQSLKKLKLKSGGSMQFQEWLRSLRSGAGVWLPDVEELRRLLPSLSPSSLLGLGALASLTAYWLATRPRPIRPPCDLHAQSVPVQGDPSCRRSALLQDEMLLEFYYEDTRTAYEMFQRGLRVSGDGPCLGFRKPSEPYKWISYREVCEQAQALGSGLLARGCQPNPQQFIGIFAQNRPEWVIAELACYSFSMAVVPLYDTLGQEAMVHILNIAEITMVICDKPEKAESLLSHKEQTLAPLLGSIVLMTPCSAALLERAKKCGIEILQFSELMELGRQNLREPVPPKPEDLAVVCFTSGTTGKPKGAMITHGNIASNTSSVIKILEGSFVIRQEDISISYLPLAHMFERMIQVSMFCHGARVGFYQGDLSLLMDDIKTLRPTFFPVVPRLLNRIYDKILASVSSPLKRALLHYAVRRKQAELSSGVVRNNSVWDRLIFNKIQASLGGNLRFILTASAPISPTVLSFLRATLGCLIFEGYGQTECTAGCTFSMPGDWTAGHVGAPLPCAMVKVTDIPEMSYYSHNGEGEICIKGHSVFRGYLRDHERTAEALDPEGWLHTGDVGKWLPNGALQIIDRKKHIFKLSQGEYIAPEKIENVYIRSAPVLQVFVHGDSLQSHLVGIVVPDPEVFTDWAKERGIVGSYEELCRNPDVKKAVLEDMTVIGKEAGLKSFEQVKDLYLHPEMFSVSNGLLTPTLKTRRVDIRRAFQEQIRQLYAKTAV, encoded by the exons ATGGATTGGACTATACATCAACAAATTCGAGAAGTTGATGTCCCACAGTCACTGAAGAAATTGAAGCTAAAAAG CGGCGGCTCCATGCAGTTCCAGGagtggctgcggtccctgcGCTCCGGGGCAGGAGTGTGGCTGCCCGACGTGGAGGAGCTGCGCCGGCTTCTgccctccctctccccctcctccctcctggGGCTGGGCGCCCTGGCCTCCCTCACCGCCTACTGGCTGGCCACCCGGCCGCGGCCCATCCGGCCCCCCTGCGACCTGCACGCACAGTCCGTACCTGTCCAg GGGGACCCTAGCTGTCGGCGCTCGGCACTGCTGCAGGACGAGATGCTGCTGGAGTTCTATTATGAGGACACGAGGACGGCCTACGAGATGTTCCAGAGAGGGCTTCGAGTCTCAG GGGACGGACCGTGTCTGGGGTTCAGGAAGCCCAGTGAGCCGTACAAGTGGATCTCCTACAGAGAG gtgtgtgaGCAGGCACAGGCCCTGGGCTCAGGGCTGTTGGCGCGAGGCTGTCAGCCCAACCCTCAGCAGTTCATCGGCATCTTTGCTCAGAACAGGCCAGAG TGGGTGATTGCGGAGCTGGCTTGTTACTCTTTCTCCATGGCTGTTGTCCCACTGTATGACACCTTGGGGCAGGAGGCCATGGTACACATCCTCAACATTG CTGAGATCACCATGGTGATCTGTGACAAGCCAGAGAAGGCGGAGTCTCTGTTATCCCATAAGGAGCAGACCCTGGCACCTTTGCTGGGCAGCATTGTGCTGATGACGCCCTGCAGCGCCGCCCTGCTGGAGAGAGCTAAGAAGTGTGGCATAGAGATACTGCAGTTCAGCGAGCTGATG GAGCTGGGGCGACAGAATCTCAGGGAGCCTGTG CCACCCAAGCCGGAGGACCTGGCAGTGGTGTGCTTCACCAGCGGTACCACAG GGAAGCCCAAGGGAGCCATGATCACTCATGGTAATATTGCTTCCAACACCTCCTCTGTCATCAAGATCCTGGAA GGATCATTTGTCATCCGCCAGGAGGACATCTCCATATCCTACCTGCCGCTGGCTCACATGTTTGAGCGCATGATCCAG gtgTCAATGTTCTGCCATGGTGCGAGAGTGGGCTTCTATCAGGGAGACCTTTCCCTGCTGATGGATGACATCAAGACCCTGCGGCCCACCTTCTTTCCTGTGGTGCCCAGACTTCTCAACCGCATCTATGACAAG ATCCTGGCCTCAGTGAGCTCCCCTCTGAAGCGAGCACTGCTGCACTACGCCGTGAGGAGGAAGCAGGCCGAGCTGAGCAGCGGGGTGGTGCGGAACAACAGCGTCTGGGACAGGCTGATCTTCAACAAGATCCAG GCCAGTCTGGGCGGGAATCTGCGGTTCATCCTGACGGCGTCGGCACCCATCTCCCCCACCGTCCTCTCCTTCCTCCGCGCCACGCTGGGCTGCCTG ATCTTCGAGGGTTATGGGCAGACAGAGTGCACAGCTGGCTGCACATTCTCCATGCCAGGAGACTGGACCGCAG GTCACGTTGGAGCCCCACTACCGTGTGCTATGGTGAAGGTCACTGACATCCCTGAGATGAGCTACTACTCCCACAATGGAGAAGGAGAG ATCTGTATCAAGGGCCACAGTGTGTTCAGAGGCTATCTCCGTGACCACGAACGCACAGCAGAGGCGCTGGACCCCGAGGGCTGGCTGCACACCGGGGACGTCGGCAAGTGGCTCCCG AACGGTGCCCTGCAGATCATTGACAGGAAGAAGCACATTTTCAAGCTGTCCCAGGGAGAGTACATCGCGCCTGAGAAGATCGAGAACGTCTACATTCGCAGCGCCCCTGTGCTGCAGGTGTTTGTGCACGGGGACAGCCTACAG TCTCACCTGGTTGGCATTGTGGTGCCTGACCCGGAAGTGTTCACTGACTGGGCTAAAGAGAGGGGCATTGTGGGATCTTACGAGGAGCTCTGCAGGAATCCG GATGTGAAGAAGGCTGTGCTGGAGGACATGACGGTGATTGGGAAGGAGGCCGGTCTGAAGTCGTTCGAGCAG GTGAAGGACCTGTACCTGCACCCGGAGATGTTCAGCGTGTCTAATGGTCTCCTGACGCCCACGCTGAAGACTCGCCGCGTCGACATCCGCCGCGCCTTCCAGGAGCAGATCCGCCAGCTGTACGCCAAGACGGCAGTGTAG
- the acsl2 gene encoding long-chain-fatty-acid--CoA ligase 1 isoform X3, whose translation MQFQEWLRSLRSGAGVWLPDVEELRRLLPSLSPSSLLGLGALASLTAYWLATRPRPIRPPCDLHAQSVPVQGDPSCRRSALLQDEMLLEFYYEDTRTAYEMFQRGLRVSGDGPCLGFRKPSEPYKWISYREVCEQAQALGSGLLARGCQPNPQQFIGIFAQNRPEWVIAELACYSFSMAVVPLYDTLGQEAMVHILNIAEITMVICDKPEKAESLLSHKEQTLAPLLGSIVLMTPCSAALLERAKKCGIEILQFSELMELGRQNLREPVPPKPEDLAVVCFTSGTTGKPKGAMITHGNIASNTSSVIKILEGSFVIRQEDISISYLPLAHMFERMIQVSMFCHGARVGFYQGDLSLLMDDIKTLRPTFFPVVPRLLNRIYDKILASVSSPLKRALLHYAVRRKQAELSSGVVRNNSVWDRLIFNKIQASLGGNLRFILTASAPISPTVLSFLRATLGCLIFEGYGQTECTAGCTFSMPGDWTAGHVGAPLPCAMVKVTDIPEMSYYSHNGEGEICIKGHSVFRGYLRDHERTAEALDPEGWLHTGDVGKWLPNGALQIIDRKKHIFKLSQGEYIAPEKIENVYIRSAPVLQVFVHGDSLQSHLVGIVVPDPEVFTDWAKERGIVGSYEELCRNPDVKKAVLEDMTVIGKEAGLKSFEQVKDLYLHPEMFSVSNGLLTPTLKTRRVDIRRAFQEQIRQLYAKTAV comes from the exons ATGCAGTTCCAGGagtggctgcggtccctgcGCTCCGGGGCAGGAGTGTGGCTGCCCGACGTGGAGGAGCTGCGCCGGCTTCTgccctccctctccccctcctccctcctggGGCTGGGCGCCCTGGCCTCCCTCACCGCCTACTGGCTGGCCACCCGGCCGCGGCCCATCCGGCCCCCCTGCGACCTGCACGCACAGTCCGTACCTGTCCAg GGGGACCCTAGCTGTCGGCGCTCGGCACTGCTGCAGGACGAGATGCTGCTGGAGTTCTATTATGAGGACACGAGGACGGCCTACGAGATGTTCCAGAGAGGGCTTCGAGTCTCAG GGGACGGACCGTGTCTGGGGTTCAGGAAGCCCAGTGAGCCGTACAAGTGGATCTCCTACAGAGAG gtgtgtgaGCAGGCACAGGCCCTGGGCTCAGGGCTGTTGGCGCGAGGCTGTCAGCCCAACCCTCAGCAGTTCATCGGCATCTTTGCTCAGAACAGGCCAGAG TGGGTGATTGCGGAGCTGGCTTGTTACTCTTTCTCCATGGCTGTTGTCCCACTGTATGACACCTTGGGGCAGGAGGCCATGGTACACATCCTCAACATTG CTGAGATCACCATGGTGATCTGTGACAAGCCAGAGAAGGCGGAGTCTCTGTTATCCCATAAGGAGCAGACCCTGGCACCTTTGCTGGGCAGCATTGTGCTGATGACGCCCTGCAGCGCCGCCCTGCTGGAGAGAGCTAAGAAGTGTGGCATAGAGATACTGCAGTTCAGCGAGCTGATG GAGCTGGGGCGACAGAATCTCAGGGAGCCTGTG CCACCCAAGCCGGAGGACCTGGCAGTGGTGTGCTTCACCAGCGGTACCACAG GGAAGCCCAAGGGAGCCATGATCACTCATGGTAATATTGCTTCCAACACCTCCTCTGTCATCAAGATCCTGGAA GGATCATTTGTCATCCGCCAGGAGGACATCTCCATATCCTACCTGCCGCTGGCTCACATGTTTGAGCGCATGATCCAG gtgTCAATGTTCTGCCATGGTGCGAGAGTGGGCTTCTATCAGGGAGACCTTTCCCTGCTGATGGATGACATCAAGACCCTGCGGCCCACCTTCTTTCCTGTGGTGCCCAGACTTCTCAACCGCATCTATGACAAG ATCCTGGCCTCAGTGAGCTCCCCTCTGAAGCGAGCACTGCTGCACTACGCCGTGAGGAGGAAGCAGGCCGAGCTGAGCAGCGGGGTGGTGCGGAACAACAGCGTCTGGGACAGGCTGATCTTCAACAAGATCCAG GCCAGTCTGGGCGGGAATCTGCGGTTCATCCTGACGGCGTCGGCACCCATCTCCCCCACCGTCCTCTCCTTCCTCCGCGCCACGCTGGGCTGCCTG ATCTTCGAGGGTTATGGGCAGACAGAGTGCACAGCTGGCTGCACATTCTCCATGCCAGGAGACTGGACCGCAG GTCACGTTGGAGCCCCACTACCGTGTGCTATGGTGAAGGTCACTGACATCCCTGAGATGAGCTACTACTCCCACAATGGAGAAGGAGAG ATCTGTATCAAGGGCCACAGTGTGTTCAGAGGCTATCTCCGTGACCACGAACGCACAGCAGAGGCGCTGGACCCCGAGGGCTGGCTGCACACCGGGGACGTCGGCAAGTGGCTCCCG AACGGTGCCCTGCAGATCATTGACAGGAAGAAGCACATTTTCAAGCTGTCCCAGGGAGAGTACATCGCGCCTGAGAAGATCGAGAACGTCTACATTCGCAGCGCCCCTGTGCTGCAGGTGTTTGTGCACGGGGACAGCCTACAG TCTCACCTGGTTGGCATTGTGGTGCCTGACCCGGAAGTGTTCACTGACTGGGCTAAAGAGAGGGGCATTGTGGGATCTTACGAGGAGCTCTGCAGGAATCCG GATGTGAAGAAGGCTGTGCTGGAGGACATGACGGTGATTGGGAAGGAGGCCGGTCTGAAGTCGTTCGAGCAG GTGAAGGACCTGTACCTGCACCCGGAGATGTTCAGCGTGTCTAATGGTCTCCTGACGCCCACGCTGAAGACTCGCCGCGTCGACATCCGCCGCGCCTTCCAGGAGCAGATCCGCCAGCTGTACGCCAAGACGGCAGTGTAG